The Hugenholtzia roseola DSM 9546 genome includes a region encoding these proteins:
- a CDS encoding RNA polymerase sigma factor, translating to MRQLESHIEEELIAGCVAGKRQAQAQLYQLFAPKMYAIALRYSKTTHEADDILQEAFLKVFQKIESFGRECPLGYWIKKIVINTALKQNRRKIDQAIKEEVEDLQIPQGGESIQSSYNFQDLLRMVQRLAPSYQTIFNLYAIEGYKHSEIAEMLGISEGTSKSQYSRARAILQDMILKEQQRYEQLG from the coding sequence ATGCGCCAATTAGAATCACATATCGAAGAAGAACTCATTGCAGGTTGTGTGGCAGGTAAGCGACAGGCGCAAGCCCAACTTTATCAGCTTTTCGCACCCAAAATGTATGCGATAGCTCTCCGTTATTCCAAAACTACGCATGAAGCAGACGATATTTTGCAGGAAGCCTTTTTAAAAGTGTTCCAAAAAATAGAGAGCTTCGGTAGGGAATGTCCGCTGGGGTATTGGATTAAGAAAATCGTCATCAATACCGCCCTCAAACAAAATCGTAGGAAAATCGACCAAGCCATCAAAGAAGAAGTAGAAGACCTACAAATTCCGCAAGGCGGCGAGAGTATTCAGTCGAGCTATAATTTCCAAGACCTACTCCGCATGGTGCAAAGATTAGCACCCAGCTACCAAACGATTTTCAATCTCTACGCCATAGAGGGCTATAAACACAGCGAAATTGCTGAAATGCTCGGTATCAGCGAGGGAACGTCGAAGTCCCAATACTCACGAGCGAGAGCCATCTTACAAGATATGATACTTAAAGAACAACAACGATATGAGCAATTGGGGTAA
- a CDS encoding TIGR04222 domain-containing membrane protein, producing MMETIIGIDFLTFYAGIWAAAMFSLWVFKKATDNTAKLGEYHSEDPYLIAYLRGKTKGLTETAIAALLDRKAIVLSEDGKMAISPNLNKIEKDQISSNHFEQIVLEEVAHKEESLTKLLGKSSNLLQKMDKQTEKYPKMHLQDKKIGLLFPKNVISVRKQFANLVTGGFVAFGAYRLINGILADRPIGFLLLMMAVGTAFLVGYGRSLKKEITERGKAHLRKLALIYKPLRQSLAEQTQAQDEEKKEELVPHLALASLFGISAWAAVTPAHAGLAQHYRPTSTPYDSGYSACSGASSCSSGDAGSSCSGSSCSSGCGGCGGCGG from the coding sequence ATGATGGAAACTATCATTGGGATTGATTTTTTGACTTTCTATGCAGGCATCTGGGCGGCAGCCATGTTTTCGCTCTGGGTCTTTAAAAAGGCTACTGATAATACTGCAAAATTAGGGGAATATCATTCGGAAGACCCCTACCTTATTGCCTATTTGCGCGGCAAAACCAAAGGCTTAACCGAAACGGCTATCGCTGCGCTATTAGACCGAAAGGCGATTGTTTTGAGCGAGGACGGAAAAATGGCGATAAGTCCTAACCTTAACAAAATTGAAAAAGACCAAATTTCGAGCAATCATTTCGAGCAAATTGTCTTAGAGGAGGTTGCACACAAAGAGGAGTCTTTGACAAAACTTTTAGGAAAGTCGTCTAATTTGTTGCAAAAGATGGACAAACAAACCGAAAAATATCCAAAGATGCATTTGCAGGATAAAAAAATAGGTTTGCTTTTTCCTAAAAATGTGATAAGTGTTAGAAAGCAGTTTGCAAACCTTGTAACGGGCGGTTTTGTTGCTTTCGGAGCGTATCGTCTTATCAATGGCATTTTAGCCGACCGTCCCATTGGTTTTTTGCTTCTTATGATGGCAGTCGGAACGGCATTTTTAGTAGGATATGGTCGTTCGCTCAAAAAAGAAATTACCGAGCGCGGAAAGGCACACTTGCGCAAGTTAGCCCTCATTTACAAGCCTTTGCGCCAAAGTTTAGCCGAACAAACGCAAGCCCAAGACGAGGAGAAAAAAGAAGAACTTGTCCCCCATCTTGCTTTGGCAAGCCTATTCGGAATTTCCGCTTGGGCAGCCGTTACGCCCGCCCATGCGGGTCTTGCCCAACACTATCGCCCCACTTCCACGCCCTACGACAGTGGCTATTCGGCTTGCAGCGGCGCGAGCAGTTGCAGCAGTGGAGATGCAGGCAGCAGTTGTAGTGGTAGCAGTTGTAGCAGCGGCTGTGGTGGTTGCGGTGGCTGCGGCGGTTGA
- a CDS encoding PAS domain S-box protein produces MITLPSLHFPKGGSAMLQILIMTPPSNTPFEPDASDSSKLRTNAISTEAFETYLASNLINSSYFYVVVTDMQGRYVYVNDYFKKRFSYISQNFLGVDSLKSVYEQDWAICGKAVEHCLRTGKGIVARLRKPKKNTDQEFLWTQWEFSPFGEKEQPLGVICIGHDITNIELMNARLRRYKRRIDSLLRAMQEGFYVLDADWKFRKVNHQFEVMASLKAKQVLGKTFLEVFDYPAAQEFFDKIQQARHKEKSLHLEQYFETENTWVELNVYFTERTTTVFFRDVSLRKQKAKELQESEQKLRAILDSTSLSYFLISKEGKLLAYNQTAESNVKRFLKKSLSEIGSFHEVVPAADIELAQTAFEGAFSGRTIFLEYDATDPETKRKVWFKVEIRLVKDKKGEILGLGINATDVTHRKKYEMQLESQNEKLTKIAHYQSHDIRRPVASALGLLSLIEEEILSEQNQYYFKLLRTCLDEADAIIHKIVGLASELDIND; encoded by the coding sequence TTGATAACGCTGCCGTCTTTGCATTTCCCCAAAGGCGGCAGTGCTATGCTACAAATCCTGATAATGACTCCTCCCTCCAACACTCCTTTCGAGCCTGATGCCTCCGATAGCTCGAAGTTGCGTACCAATGCAATCTCCACAGAGGCTTTTGAAACCTACCTTGCTTCTAATCTCATCAATTCCTCCTACTTCTATGTCGTCGTAACGGATATGCAGGGCAGGTACGTTTATGTAAATGATTATTTCAAAAAACGATTTTCTTATATTAGTCAGAATTTCTTAGGGGTAGATTCTTTAAAATCCGTCTATGAACAAGATTGGGCGATTTGTGGAAAAGCCGTAGAACACTGCCTTAGAACAGGAAAAGGTATCGTCGCAAGGCTGCGAAAGCCCAAAAAAAATACAGACCAAGAGTTCCTCTGGACACAGTGGGAATTTTCCCCCTTCGGTGAAAAAGAGCAGCCCTTAGGCGTAATTTGTATCGGACATGACATCACCAACATCGAGCTGATGAACGCACGCCTAAGACGCTATAAAAGGCGCATCGATAGCCTGCTTCGCGCCATGCAAGAGGGTTTTTATGTCTTAGATGCAGACTGGAAATTTAGAAAGGTCAATCATCAATTTGAAGTCATGGCTTCCTTAAAAGCCAAACAAGTATTGGGCAAGACCTTCCTCGAAGTTTTTGACTACCCTGCGGCACAGGAATTTTTTGACAAAATACAGCAAGCGCGACATAAAGAGAAAAGTTTGCACTTGGAGCAGTATTTCGAAACCGAAAATACTTGGGTAGAATTAAATGTTTATTTTACAGAACGAACTACTACGGTCTTTTTTCGTGATGTTTCTTTGCGAAAACAAAAAGCCAAAGAGTTGCAAGAATCCGAACAAAAGCTACGCGCCATTTTGGATAGCACCTCGCTTTCCTACTTCCTTATCAGCAAAGAGGGCAAATTGCTTGCCTACAACCAGACGGCGGAAAGCAATGTCAAGCGTTTTCTGAAAAAATCGCTTTCCGAAATAGGCTCTTTTCACGAAGTTGTCCCTGCCGCCGACATAGAATTGGCGCAGACGGCTTTCGAGGGCGCGTTTTCAGGGCGCACTATCTTTTTGGAATATGATGCTACAGACCCCGAAACGAAGCGAAAGGTCTGGTTTAAAGTAGAAATTCGTTTGGTAAAAGATAAAAAGGGCGAAATTTTGGGCTTGGGTATCAATGCTACCGACGTTACGCATCGGAAAAAATACGAAATGCAGTTGGAATCCCAAAATGAAAAACTAACCAAAATTGCACATTACCAATCTCACGACATCAGACGACCCGTCGCCAGTGCCTTAGGACTATTGAGTTTGATAGAGGAGGAAATTCTTTCCGAACAAAACCAATACTATTTCAAACTTTTGCGCACCTGTTTAGACGAAGCTGATGCCATTATCCATAAAATTGTGGGTTTGGCGAGCGAATTAGACATAAACGACTAA
- the hppD gene encoding 4-hydroxyphenylpyruvate dioxygenase: MSNSTADILPLNGTDHIEFYVGNAKQAAYYYQHAFGFELVAYAGPETGVRDRASYVLQQGKIRFVFTTSLLPDSEISEHVRLHGDGVKVLALWVDDAEKSYYDTMSRGAVSIHAPQRLRDADGEVVVASIKTYGDTVHTFVERKNYKGVFMPGFVPKKSDFAVKPVGFKFVDHCVGNVELGKMNEWVEFYQKVMGFNLLVTFDDKDISTEYTALMSKVVSNGNGYVKFPINEPAEGRKKSQIEEYIEFYRGAGVQHIAIATDDIIETVGELRRRGIEFLYVPETYYDDLSERVGAIKEDVEKLKKLNILVDRDDEGYLLQIFTKPVEDRPTLFYEIIQREGATSFGKGNFKALFESIEREQALRGNL; the protein is encoded by the coding sequence ATGAGCAATTCCACCGCCGACATCCTACCTTTGAACGGCACCGACCACATCGAATTTTATGTAGGAAACGCCAAACAAGCCGCCTACTACTACCAACACGCCTTCGGTTTTGAGTTGGTAGCCTATGCCGGACCCGAAACAGGCGTGCGCGATAGAGCCTCCTACGTCCTACAACAAGGCAAGATTCGCTTCGTATTCACTACCTCCCTACTGCCCGATTCTGAAATTTCCGAACACGTCCGCTTGCATGGTGATGGCGTGAAGGTCTTGGCTCTTTGGGTAGATGATGCCGAAAAATCATACTACGACACCATGAGCAGAGGCGCGGTTTCGATACATGCCCCCCAACGCCTACGTGATGCAGATGGCGAAGTGGTAGTGGCTTCTATCAAAACCTACGGCGATACAGTTCATACTTTTGTAGAAAGAAAAAACTACAAAGGCGTTTTTATGCCCGGTTTTGTGCCTAAAAAGTCAGACTTTGCCGTTAAGCCCGTTGGTTTCAAATTTGTAGACCACTGTGTAGGCAATGTAGAGTTGGGCAAAATGAACGAATGGGTAGAATTTTACCAAAAGGTCATGGGCTTTAATCTCTTAGTAACCTTTGACGACAAAGACATTTCTACCGAATACACAGCTTTGATGTCCAAAGTAGTTTCAAATGGAAATGGCTACGTCAAATTCCCTATCAATGAGCCTGCCGAAGGTAGGAAAAAATCGCAGATAGAGGAATACATCGAATTTTATCGCGGCGCAGGCGTGCAGCATATCGCTATCGCTACCGACGATATTATCGAAACAGTAGGCGAATTGCGTCGTCGTGGTATCGAATTTTTGTATGTTCCCGAAACCTATTACGACGACCTAAGCGAGCGCGTAGGGGCAATTAAAGAAGATGTAGAAAAGCTCAAAAAACTCAATATCTTGGTAGATAGAGATGACGAGGGCTACCTGCTTCAAATCTTCACCAAGCCTGTGGAAGACCGCCCAACGCTTTTCTATGAAATTATCCAACGTGAAGGCGCAACTTCCTTTGGCAAAGGCAATTTCAAAGCCCTTTTCGAGTCGATAGAACGCGAGCAGGCACTACGCGGCAATTTGTAA
- a CDS encoding sensor histidine kinase — MKPKIHNSQNEYRTKRFRSITIRLPFMSFALCWISLLLGSFFALPYSALFAQNDTPTIRNENAVAELHSSATPSNPTRPTEEWQIERILKEENERWREVVESYESKMTGLVLIAAFMILLLVTLIFYHFHLQLRYQKSLEAQNLTIRQKNIELQDSYKAIEEANQTKDRLLSIISHNIRSPLASLSAFLKLIEENAVVFSPEEIQKLSHDLQGRVENLGVFMNNLLKWAQVQSGKINYRPTEIEVQTVAQDIQNIYDLELKNKQIRLNISLQPPASVWADEQMFHFILRNLVSNAIKFTPRNGEIRISNALIGNQNRISVSDTGVGMTLQEIQTIFQSKKYFTKQGTESEQGTGLGLVVCKEFVEQNGGTIEVESEVGKGTSFHILLPLGSSATTQNNRENVEALC, encoded by the coding sequence ATGAAACCAAAAATACATAACTCACAAAACGAATATAGAACCAAAAGGTTTCGTTCTATTACAATTCGCCTGCCCTTTATGTCTTTTGCCCTATGTTGGATAAGCCTTCTTTTGGGGTCATTTTTTGCCTTGCCCTATTCTGCGCTTTTTGCCCAAAACGACACGCCTACTATAAGAAACGAAAATGCCGTCGCCGAACTGCATAGTTCAGCCACACCGAGCAACCCAACGCGCCCTACCGAGGAGTGGCAGATAGAACGCATCTTGAAGGAGGAGAATGAAAGGTGGAGAGAGGTAGTAGAAAGTTATGAGTCGAAGATGACAGGGCTGGTGCTAATTGCCGCCTTTATGATTTTACTTTTGGTTACGCTTATTTTCTATCATTTTCATCTACAACTGCGCTATCAGAAAAGTTTGGAGGCACAAAATCTGACCATTCGCCAAAAAAATATAGAGTTGCAGGATTCCTATAAAGCCATTGAAGAAGCCAATCAGACCAAAGACCGCTTACTTTCTATCATCTCACACAATATTCGTAGCCCTTTGGCTTCGCTTTCGGCTTTTTTGAAACTTATCGAAGAGAATGCTGTCGTATTTTCACCCGAAGAGATACAAAAGCTATCACACGATTTGCAGGGCAGAGTGGAAAACTTAGGCGTTTTTATGAACAACTTACTCAAATGGGCGCAGGTGCAAAGTGGAAAAATCAATTACAGACCCACAGAAATTGAGGTACAGACCGTAGCGCAAGACATACAAAACATTTATGATTTAGAGCTAAAAAACAAACAAATTCGCCTCAATATCAGCCTGCAACCGCCTGCTTCCGTTTGGGCAGACGAACAGATGTTTCATTTTATTTTACGAAACTTGGTATCGAATGCTATCAAATTTACGCCGCGAAATGGTGAAATTCGCATCAGCAACGCCCTTATAGGAAACCAAAATCGCATCTCGGTCAGCGATACAGGCGTAGGCATGACCTTGCAAGAAATTCAGACTATCTTTCAAAGTAAAAAATATTTCACCAAACAAGGCACAGAATCGGAGCAAGGCACAGGCTTGGGCTTGGTTGTCTGCAAAGAATTTGTAGAGCAAAATGGCGGCACAATAGAAGTAGAGTCCGAAGTGGGCAAAGGAACAAGTTTTCATATCTTGCTTCCGCTTGGCAGTAGTGCCACGACACAAAATAATCGCGAAAATGTGGAAGCACTCTGCTAA
- a CDS encoding biotin--[acetyl-CoA-carboxylase] ligase, whose amino-acid sequence MKPIIHLHDSLPSTNSHLQILAQQTQLPEGYTILARNQTAGKGQRGNLWEARPFENLTFSTLLYPTFLQPQEAFWLNIVVSLAILETLQREFKIAVQVKWANDIFFQDKKLAGILIENEITQQKIEKSIIGVGLNVNQKEFEEKKALSLFQILNQKQDIEVLANRILETFAQKYELLQAAEREKLRNAYLQNLYRYQEWHIFLVEGRKVAGQIIGIDKVGRLAVEMDNKVKYFGLKEIQFL is encoded by the coding sequence ATGAAACCAATTATTCACCTACACGATTCGTTGCCTTCTACCAATAGCCACTTGCAAATTTTGGCACAACAAACACAACTCCCCGAAGGCTATACCATTTTAGCACGCAACCAGACAGCAGGCAAAGGGCAGCGCGGCAATCTTTGGGAAGCGCGTCCCTTCGAAAATCTAACCTTTTCTACCCTTCTCTACCCTACTTTTTTGCAGCCCCAAGAGGCTTTTTGGCTCAATATCGTCGTTTCTTTGGCAATCTTAGAAACTTTGCAAAGGGAGTTTAAAATTGCAGTGCAGGTAAAATGGGCAAACGATATTTTCTTTCAAGATAAAAAATTAGCAGGTATTTTGATAGAAAATGAAATTACACAACAAAAAATAGAAAAAAGCATCATAGGCGTTGGGCTAAATGTCAATCAAAAAGAATTTGAAGAAAAAAAAGCACTTTCTCTTTTTCAAATCTTAAATCAAAAACAAGACATCGAGGTTTTGGCAAACCGTATCCTCGAAACCTTTGCCCAAAAATACGAACTTTTGCAGGCGGCAGAACGCGAAAAATTGCGCAATGCGTACCTACAAAATTTGTATCGCTATCAGGAGTGGCACATCTTTTTGGTGGAAGGCAGAAAGGTGGCAGGTCAGATTATTGGCATCGATAAGGTCGGGCGTTTGGCAGTAGAAATGGATAACAAAGTGAAATATTTTGGGCTTAAAGAAATACAATTTCTATGA
- the trxA gene encoding thioredoxin, translating into MAQVIEATAQNFDTLIAADHPVLVDFWAEWCGPCKMMNPIIQELAEELGDKVTICKVNVDEDADLSVRYGIRSIPTMMIFKSGEMVDKLVGATTKRDLAGRLAAKM; encoded by the coding sequence ATGGCACAAGTTATTGAAGCAACCGCCCAAAATTTTGACACCCTCATCGCCGCCGACCACCCCGTTTTAGTGGATTTTTGGGCAGAATGGTGCGGTCCTTGTAAGATGATGAACCCTATCATTCAGGAATTAGCCGAGGAATTGGGCGACAAAGTAACCATCTGCAAAGTGAATGTAGATGAAGATGCCGACCTTTCTGTTCGCTATGGTATTCGTAGTATCCCTACTATGATGATTTTCAAAAGTGGCGAAATGGTAGATAAGTTAGTTGGCGCAACCACCAAGCGCGACTTAGCAGGACGTTTGGCAGCTAAAATGTAA
- a CDS encoding polyprenyl synthetase family protein: MKPSIEQIQAPIADELHHFEKKFRSFLKTDVLLLDKITNYVVKSKGKQMRPMFVFLTAGLCGTISEATHRGASLVELLHTATLVHDDVVDDANYRRGFFSVNALWKNKIAVLVGDYFLARGLLLSIDNDDFELLRLVSQAVREMSEGELLQMEKARRLDIDESVYFEIIRQKTATLIAACCGVGAASAGATPEIVAKMQDFGEKIGIAFQIKDDLFDYGTADIGKPIGIDIKERKMTLPLIYSLTQATTKERKHILYLLKNKNEESTTVKEIVQFVRQKGGLDYAKGKMQAFRIQAEALLEELPASPYKEALLALVAYAIAREK, from the coding sequence ATGAAGCCTTCCATCGAACAGATACAAGCTCCGATTGCAGATGAATTACATCATTTTGAGAAAAAGTTTCGTAGCTTTCTAAAAACAGACGTATTGCTTTTGGATAAAATTACCAACTATGTAGTCAAGAGCAAAGGCAAGCAGATGCGTCCGATGTTTGTATTCCTGACAGCAGGTTTGTGCGGAACGATTAGCGAGGCAACGCATCGAGGCGCGTCTTTGGTCGAGCTGCTGCACACCGCAACCCTTGTGCATGACGACGTAGTAGATGATGCCAATTATCGCAGAGGCTTTTTTTCGGTCAATGCCCTTTGGAAAAATAAAATCGCCGTCTTGGTAGGCGACTATTTTTTAGCACGTGGCTTGCTGCTTTCCATCGATAATGACGATTTCGAGCTCCTGCGCCTTGTTTCACAGGCGGTGCGCGAAATGAGCGAAGGCGAACTTTTGCAGATGGAAAAGGCGCGACGGTTAGACATAGACGAAAGCGTTTATTTTGAAATTATCCGACAAAAAACCGCTACCCTTATCGCTGCCTGCTGTGGAGTAGGGGCAGCTTCGGCAGGAGCTACGCCCGAAATAGTGGCTAAAATGCAGGATTTTGGCGAAAAAATCGGTATCGCCTTCCAAATCAAAGACGACCTTTTTGACTACGGCACTGCCGACATCGGCAAACCCATTGGCATAGACATCAAAGAGCGCAAAATGACCCTGCCGCTGATTTATAGCCTTACCCAAGCCACTACCAAAGAGAGAAAACATATCTTGTACCTGCTCAAAAACAAGAACGAAGAAAGCACTACGGTAAAAGAAATCGTACAATTTGTGCGGCAGAAAGGCGGCTTAGACTACGCCAAAGGCAAAATGCAGGCTTTCCGAATACAAGCCGAAGCCCTATTGGAAGAACTGCCCGCCTCGCCCTACAAAGAAGCCCTGCTCGCCCTTGTTGCATACGCCATAGCGCGTGAGAAATAG
- a CDS encoding DUF2851 family protein encodes MTEDFLAYLWQFQYFDKKNLKTQKGEPLEVLAIGKRNSNQGADFQGASLRIGKQVWHGSVELHLHVRDWLRHAHEQDSHYNNVILHLVWEDEKAKKEKKATPILRQDKTPIPTLELKSRVSPHLLEKYYRFLRTEVLIPCQAEWATVSPLIKTNALKMALLQRLERKSNDVFQILNQKNNDWEETSYIWLLRHFGFKVNNEPFARLAEILPFKSLRKVADNPHLIEALIFGMAGFLENPTTAYQKELAQHFSFYVHKNNWQYKNLKRQNWNFLRLRPANFPTVRLAQVAALLQKMPHLFSALTEWRQAKEVIQTFSIEPSTYWQAHYDFDKKWKSTSYSNLGKSSIENLLINVVSILTYSKKKYYQESDAGFHSFLLLKTIKAESNQITEIWDSLNEKSNLDKKSLALPHAGATQGFIELYSQACQQRACLNCIIGKELLK; translated from the coding sequence ATGACGGAGGATTTTTTAGCCTATCTATGGCAGTTTCAATATTTTGATAAAAAAAATCTCAAAACCCAAAAGGGTGAGCCGCTCGAAGTGCTTGCCATAGGAAAGCGAAATTCGAATCAAGGGGCTGATTTTCAGGGTGCAAGCCTTAGAATTGGCAAACAGGTGTGGCATGGTAGCGTCGAGCTACACCTGCATGTACGCGATTGGCTGCGCCATGCCCATGAGCAGGATAGCCACTACAACAACGTGATTTTGCATCTGGTTTGGGAAGATGAAAAGGCAAAAAAGGAAAAAAAAGCTACCCCAATTTTGCGTCAGGATAAGACCCCTATTCCCACTTTGGAGCTAAAAAGTCGTGTTTCGCCGCACCTATTAGAAAAATATTACCGCTTTTTGCGAACCGAAGTTTTGATACCCTGCCAAGCAGAATGGGCAACGGTATCGCCTCTTATCAAGACCAACGCGCTCAAAATGGCGTTGCTACAAAGGTTAGAAAGAAAGTCAAATGATGTTTTTCAAATTCTAAACCAAAAAAATAACGATTGGGAGGAAACCAGCTATATATGGCTCTTACGTCATTTTGGTTTTAAAGTAAATAATGAACCTTTTGCTCGCCTTGCCGAAATTTTGCCCTTCAAATCGTTGCGCAAAGTGGCAGATAATCCGCATTTGATTGAAGCCCTTATTTTTGGCATGGCGGGCTTTTTAGAAAATCCGACAACCGCCTATCAAAAGGAATTAGCCCAGCATTTTAGTTTTTATGTGCATAAAAATAATTGGCAATATAAAAATTTAAAACGCCAAAATTGGAATTTTCTAAGATTGCGCCCTGCCAATTTCCCTACGGTGCGTTTGGCGCAAGTGGCAGCCTTGTTACAAAAAATGCCCCATCTTTTTTCTGCCCTAACCGAATGGAGGCAGGCTAAGGAAGTGATACAAACTTTTTCTATCGAACCTTCTACTTATTGGCAGGCACACTATGATTTCGATAAAAAGTGGAAAAGTACAAGTTATTCAAACTTAGGGAAAAGTTCTATTGAAAATTTGCTTATCAATGTTGTATCTATTTTGACTTATAGCAAGAAAAAGTATTACCAAGAGTCTGATGCAGGTTTTCACAGTTTTTTGCTTCTCAAAACTATCAAAGCCGAATCGAACCAGATTACGGAAATTTGGGATAGTTTGAATGAAAAATCTAATTTGGATAAAAAAAGCCTTGCCTTGCCGCATGCAGGGGCAACGCAAGGTTTTATAGAACTTTATAGCCAAGCCTGCCAGCAGCGTGCCTGCCTGAATTGCATCATAGGAAAAGAATTATTAAAGTAA
- a CDS encoding MBOAT family O-acyltransferase, with the protein MYHFFTLLAGSFEAGFTFPSLDFLLHKENEPLIFTQVLFWLFFAFVLFVYQFVHQKTTIRNLFLLVFSLYFYYLSSGWYFLILLFSTLIDYFIGNKIHQLDDIEENEAQRRLWVTLSVVVNLLVLGYFKYTFFFAGSLKDIIAFFTGENPTWIPKDYLAALGNVLLGQEKFNTDSIFLPVGISFFTFQTISYSIDIFRNRIKPVENILDFAFYVSFFPQLVAGPIVRASEFVAQIYQPYKLSRREYGEAIFLIINGLAKKILISDYISANYVDRVFADPALYSGFENLMAAYGYAIQIYCDFSGYTDIAIGLALLLGFRLPINFNSPYKSLNITDFWRRWHISLSAWLKDYLYISLGGNRKGQFRTYLNLFLTMFLGGLWHGAAWRFMIWGSLHGIALAIHKLWLRFVPIPASIKEGIGYKIITGLITFHFVCYCWLYFRATDVEAVQVMMGQIVGSFQWAAIPTIWAGYYKIYAVILLGLILHLLPSKWKMQAQTIFIELSDLTKALLIVAVLLLLFQFKTAGIQPFIYFQF; encoded by the coding sequence ATGTACCACTTCTTTACACTCTTGGCAGGGTCTTTTGAGGCAGGATTTACCTTTCCTTCGCTCGATTTTTTGTTGCATAAAGAAAATGAGCCACTTATTTTCACACAGGTCTTGTTTTGGCTTTTCTTTGCTTTTGTACTTTTTGTGTATCAATTTGTACACCAAAAAACAACCATTCGCAACCTTTTTCTGCTTGTCTTTAGCCTCTATTTTTACTATCTTTCTAGCGGCTGGTATTTTCTTATTTTACTTTTTTCTACACTCATAGATTATTTTATCGGTAATAAAATTCACCAATTAGACGACATCGAAGAAAATGAGGCTCAACGCCGCCTTTGGGTTACTTTGAGTGTGGTGGTCAATCTCTTAGTCTTGGGATATTTCAAATATACTTTCTTTTTTGCAGGTTCTCTAAAAGATATAATTGCATTTTTTACAGGCGAAAATCCTACTTGGATTCCCAAAGACTATTTAGCCGCCCTCGGCAATGTTTTGCTTGGACAAGAAAAATTTAATACCGATAGCATTTTTCTGCCCGTTGGCATTTCTTTCTTTACTTTTCAAACCATTAGTTATTCGATTGATATTTTTAGAAATCGCATCAAACCTGTAGAAAACATCTTAGATTTTGCTTTTTATGTTAGCTTTTTTCCACAATTAGTGGCGGGACCTATTGTGCGAGCTTCCGAATTTGTGGCGCAAATTTATCAGCCCTACAAGCTCTCCCGACGCGAATACGGCGAAGCTATCTTTTTGATAATCAATGGATTAGCGAAAAAGATTCTAATTTCTGACTATATTTCGGCAAACTATGTGGATAGAGTCTTTGCCGACCCTGCCCTTTATAGCGGCTTCGAAAACCTGATGGCGGCTTATGGCTATGCGATACAAATTTATTGCGATTTTTCGGGCTACACCGACATCGCCATCGGATTGGCTTTGCTCTTGGGCTTTCGCCTGCCTATCAATTTTAATTCGCCCTATAAATCATTAAATATCACTGATTTTTGGCGCAGGTGGCATATTTCGCTTTCGGCTTGGCTCAAAGACTACCTTTATATTTCTTTGGGTGGAAATAGAAAAGGACAATTTCGTACCTACCTCAACCTTTTTCTGACTATGTTTTTAGGTGGTCTCTGGCATGGGGCGGCGTGGCGGTTTATGATTTGGGGCAGTTTGCATGGCATTGCTTTGGCGATACACAAACTTTGGCTTCGTTTTGTGCCAATTCCTGCCTCTATCAAAGAAGGAATTGGATATAAAATCATAACAGGTTTGATAACGTTTCACTTTGTCTGTTACTGTTGGCTTTATTTTAGGGCTACCGACGTAGAGGCGGTGCAGGTGATGATGGGACAAATTGTAGGTTCTTTTCAATGGGCAGCCATTCCTACCATCTGGGCAGGCTACTACAAAATCTATGCAGTGATACTTTTGGGCTTGATTTTGCACCTGCTCCCCTCAAAATGGAAGATGCAGGCACAGACGATTTTCATCGAACTTTCTGACCTGACCAAAGCCCTGCTTATTGTGGCGGTATTGCTTCTGCTCTTTCAGTTTAAAACGGCTGGTATTCAACCCTTTATCTATTTTCAGTTTTAG